cttgttttttttttctgttcattaattaatttgattGATCCCTTCTGATTTGCCAGCTGAGGCAAAGAGACAGCTTCTGGCCGCTGGGTTCCATCTCCTTAGTGAAAACGAAGAGTGGAATCTGAAACCTGGTGGCCGTTACTTCTTTACGCGAAACATGTCCTGTCTCGTTGCTTTTGCTGTCGGAGATAAGTGAGTTCCCGTTTCACTTTTATgcctttctttttcttgaagattttttttaatatgtttctcGTTTTGGTAGGTATGTTCCTGGGAATGGTTTCCATGCGATAGCTGCTCACACGGACAGTCCATGTCTCAAACTTAAACCAAAGTCAGCCTCTTCCAAGTCAGGCTACCTGATGGTGAATGTTCAGACTTATGGTGGTGGTTTGTGGCATACCTGGTTTGATCGTGACTTGAGCGTTGCCGGGAGAGCTATCGTGAGAGCTACCGATGGTAACTTTGTTCACAGGCTTGTCAAAGTCAAAAGACCCTTACTTCGTGTCCCCACTTTGGCCATTCATCTTGATCGGTATTCTTTAATTacttccttcttttttttatgtGCTTGGAATGGATCTAGTGTTGATATCAAGCTTATTAGAATGTCCCACATCGTTTAATGATGTGATCTTTGggcaatatatatgtgattgggcaatcctccactcttgagctagcttttgggtgtgagttaggcccatcactaatatggtatcagagcccatgGTTAAGCCCAGCAGATGATTTCCCATATAAATAGTTGTCTACTTATGTAGCCTATAAAAATGGTCCATCTTGCTGTGGTATGTCCGAGATGTTGGGCTTGGACCGTTTCCCACCCACATCTCGAGAGGGGCTATTAGAATGTCCCACATCGTTTAATGATGTGATCTTTGggcaatatatatgtgattgggcaatcctccactcttgagctagcttttgggtgtgagttaggcCCATCACTAATAAAGCTCACTCTTGATGGTTTTTTGTTCTtcttgtattgtttttttagcACAGTGAACAGTGATGGATTCAAACCGAATTTGGAGACTCAACTTGTTCCGCTACTGGCAACAAAACAAGATGGAGCCTCTGCAGAATCAAAGGATAAAAACGTACCTCCCTCCTCCTCCAAAGATGCTCATCATCCATTACTCATGCAGGTATATTTGCTAGAGGTTAGCCCATACTATTATTCATCGTTTGTTAAACAAAGCTTCATGACACTATTGTTGCAGATTTTGTCAGATGACCTGGAGTGCAAGCCCGAGGACATAGTGAGTCTTGAGTTAAATATCTGTGACACCCAACCTAGCTGCCTTGGAGGAGCAAACAATGAATTCATATTCTCTGGAAGACTTGATAATCTTGCATCCAGCTTCTGCGCTTTGAGAGCTCTCATTGATTCATGTTCATCATCCGAAAGCCTTTCGACCGAACATGGTATCCGGATGATTGCTTTATTTGACAACGAAGAGGTTTGAAACACCTCGCTAGCCACACTGTTTGCCTGACAATTGTTGAATAAAGAGATGACTTGCACTTTACCCTTCCATAACGTCTTAAgtctttataaatgtttttggtTCAATAGGTAGGTTCAGATTCATGTCAAGGTGCAGGGGCACCCACCATGTTTCAAGCCATGAGACGGATTGTGAGTTCCTTAGGAAATGCTCAGGTCACGGAGTGTACCTTTGACCGTGCTATCAGGAAATCTTTTCTTGGTACGCTTATGCGCAAGACATAGTCAGAAtgattttctctttcttttttttgctgaaaCTTGTGTATGGATTGGATTCTTGTGGTTGCAGTGTCTGCAGATATGGCTCATGGAGTGCACCCGAACTTTGCAGACAAGCATGAAGAGAACCACCGTCCTCAACTACACAAGGGTCTCGTTATCAAACATAACGCAAACCAACGGTATGCAACTAGTGGGAtcacttcttttcttttcaaagaaGTAGCAAAGCTCCATGATCTTCCTATTCAGGTTAGATGTTCGTTAAGACCCCAAGATCTCTCTGTCTTTGTCTGTTCAAAGTTTTCTCTTTGGTAATCATAGGATCTTCTAGATGCTCTTCACTAATCAACACCTTATTTGAGAACGGTCTACATGCAATTAGATTTTGTGCTATGCTACTCGTGCAGGACTTTGTGGTGAGAAACGATATGGGATGTGGGTCAACAATAGGACCTATATTGGCTTCAGGAGTCGGGATTCGAACTGTTGATTGTGGCATAGCTCAGCTTTCTATGCATAGGTATATTAATGACTCACAATTCTTAATCATGTTTACTGATCAAACTACCTTAAGACTCTCTCAGCTTCTAAGGGCGTTTACTTGTGAAACAGTGTGAGAGAGATTTGTGGAACAGAGGATATAGACATAGCGTACAGACATTTCAAGGCGTTTTACAGCTCTTTCTCAAGCGTAGACAGGAAGCTCACTGTGGATGATTGATTATCTGCTGCTGTTGTAGGAGTTAAAGAGTTGTTCTCGGTCTAGTGCTTTACTGGCGGTTCAGTGGTTTACTTGTTAAACCAAATTGGGATATAtaatcttcttttgtttttggtgaAGGTTCTGATTTGTAATACGTGGTTATGTTGTATTTTTGCATTAACTAAAGTTTATGCATTTGTTACCGTAATTGATTAGCGAgtatctcttcttctttttgaaattttagttttctcTCATCGATAtctttatttatcaattttgtATTTGGCAGTGTGTATGCTCTCTCTTGTAATAATTACTCATTgattcaaatatgaattttggTCAAAGAGGAAattcaaagtttaaaaacacAACCTATTACGAAGAATATTTtgtgaatattttgaaaactgtTTACCGGTTTTGAACTCTTTAAACATTGCACAAAAGAAAAGTGTACACTTGGGTATATCACTTCTTACAAATTTTCTAATGTAAAACAATcttttaaattatgaaaaactttatagaagaaaagaagaattaTGTAAATGCCTACATTCACTGTAATCTATAAAGTATAAAccaaaaacgaaaaaataaaattatttacaattttggtTCATTTTTATACTTGGGTTTATTATGGGTATGTGGATCTGTATTGCTTACTATTGGGCTATTTTCTGTAAAACAATGGGCCTTATCCCCTCATAATTTAacgcaaacaaaaaaaaaagagctaaCACCTCACCTAGAGAGACCCTTGTCGTCACTTTCGCTAGACGACTCCATTTCCAATGGCGACGGAAACAAAAACACATGTCGTGGAGGCGTTGCAAACAGAGATTCTAGCGAGATTACCACTGAAAGCCATCTCCAGATTCAAATCAGTCTGCAAGAAATGGAAATCAACAATCGAATCTTCGTATTTCCGccgtctctttctctctctgaaCCGAAACTCCTCCTCTTCTCCATCGTGGTCGATCATGTACAGACGAGACGAACTCGTAGTTTTCCATGGGCACAAAACATGGGCTGATCTTCCAAGATCCCCATCTCCACTCATCCCACGCGCTTTCAGACGCTATTTTATCACCGGTTGCGGCTACGCGGATTCTTCCAGTGGATTGGTTCTGCTTACAGACGGATCTGACAAAGCTTACTGCTACGTGGGGAGTCCAGTCACACATCAATGGGTTAAAATCCCTCCACCTCCTTCTGATCCGAGAGGTGCTGATTCTGCCGTGTTTGGTTTAATGACTCGCTTGGATGAGGACGGTGTCGTTTTGAGCTTTAAAGTGGTTAGGAAACGGTGGTCTCTCGAATGACTTGAGCGTGTTACTGTATTCCTCCGAGACAGGGATCTGGACTTCTAAAGTGATTCACAGTCCTCATCAAATCGGTAGCTTGTCTAATATCAACCTGAACGGTACGATTTACTTTTGTTGTCTGAGTGTGCCTGGAATACTCTTAGCTCATGATTTCTATTCCGATTCCGATCAATTCCGGGTTGTTCGATTTCCGGACTATCCGGATCACAACAAGCGCTGCAAACGGACCTTGACTACATCAGGAGGCTTTGTTGTGTACGTCAGAGCATTAGCAAAAAGGGTAGAAACTGTTTTAAAGATTTGGAGGCTGAACAATGATGACGACACTTGGCATCTTTTGTGGGAAATAGAGTTCCCGATTATCGGTAACTATGTACCCATGGCAATGCATCCGTTTGATGTCGCTACTGTCTATCTTTGGAGTCGACGGGATCACCATTTGGTATCTTGTAACCTGGGGAAACGAGACCACACAGTTCTGGGGGATGAATCTAACGATGGTCATCATCAATATTGTTTCATTGACTATGTTTGTCAGGAGAGTGTGGATGAGTTATGGCCATCATCAGAAGATTTAGACGACCACTTGGACTTTAGAGTGTGTATCTGGTTGTTCCAATTCGTAATCCCACGGTGGATTGAATCGGTGCCTCGTCCTCCCCAAGCTGAGATGACAGATACGACAGCATTGCTTTCTTAGGCTGCTGCAACACATGAGAGAATTATGGAGGATATAAGATATGAAGAGAACTTTTGGATGGAGATGGAGTGATATTTGTATGTTTTCTTATGTGATGtcttttgtatttaatattgcTCTATAAGGGTTCGAACTAtactttctttgatttttcttttcagaaTTCTGTATTAACACtttcaactagattttgacccgccctttaaaagggcgggtatatttttgttttagaagacgtatatatgttttgttttaaatttttctaaaatttttaatttttatatttagatttattttcaaTCGATAACTATTTATAATTCAATCGATAattattgataaatgttatgtcTAACTTCTAATTTATTGAACCAATTATAATGAGTTTACTTAACTTAAAATATGTCGTGTTGTGCTTGTACATATTTAAAACATCATAATAGAGaatctttatttaattttgcaaTATATATAGTTGATTTAATAAGTATgataagtaatatatatatacacacatatataatagaGTAATATATAGATAATCATTGGCATAGTAGGAAGCAActcttacaaaaaaaagaaaaaaactcttGCCACCTATCGTGCAGGTTCGTTGGTTTATGTTATcgtcattatttttaataaagatttttcttttgaaaatatcatttcaaaaagataaataGTTCTTCATTATAAGAATATATGTTTAAACGTTTCATTATGTAATACCGATATagttttgatccgcgcttttaaagcgcggatttattttcctttatctttttttttaaattgacaaatatttaataaatgtcatattttcatatatttggtttttataaaaaacttaagttttttatttttctttatcgtgtttcattttaaatgagtataggcctgatCACAATATCTggatccgaagaaccaacccaaaaccgacccaaaaatcagggtcccgaacccgatcagacccggggtaaatatccgaatgaattctaaattgctatatccgaagaaccgatccgaacccgatccgaaccgagaaccaaatgaatATCCAAAGatacccgaaatgtgaatatatatctaaaaatatatgttataattatatttataattattttaatattttaaattaatatcataagttaactatagtagtcatttttagtacttttgagtatttttggataaaatatgatagtttggataaaagtttacccaaaaaaactgtatagaatggatatttttggttacttttggttacttttgagtaatttggatacaaaaatttgaaccgaatcggatactttggttactctgagtataaataaccgaacccgttttagatattttggttatttggttattttcaggttcttatgcatgagaaccgaacccacccggacccggaaagatccaactcgaacccgatccgaaaaatataaattgaatctgatttgttaatcggcccaaatggcccaaaagagatgatgtgagcaatgggctggatttaaaaaaatgatccaatatagatgtgttattaatattacttgattgcccttaatgaaatatgcaatgttattaaagaaaggggtatttttagtaaaaaaaccaataggatcctgctttaatagtatagattatctTAATCCTACAAACTAGTTTTGGACAAAGATGTTTGATAGCCACAATAGTATTGTCAATCCATTATTGTCGGTAACATTTTATCAAAGAAGTATCTGAAGTCAAAACGTGCTTTGGTCCTCATTAGTCGCCAGAGAATCAATTTACTGTTGGCTCCAATTCAAATATGTGTAACACACTACATGAATGGATTGTCTCCATCTAgtgttattttaataaattcagAATTAAGTTTGTATTCACATGATCAAATTCTTTGAACTGGAATACGAAACTTCATGAGAAGTTGGTAGTTTTCCGCGGCAGTGATTTCTCAAGCTATTCACTTAACTCCATTGAGTAACTCAGAACCATGAACTTCATCATGATCTCCATGTCTTTGGATTCCTTTGTCAATATAAAACAACATTGCAAAGGTGATCACACTCACCAGAAAACCAGCTGAATTGGATATTATTATTAACCAATGATCAGAAGCTCAAGCGTCCAAAGCATGCAAGCCATGGACATAAGCCATATTCAGTGTAAATAAAgaatactccttccgtttcatttcatttgtcgttctagatttcgacacacagattaataaaacatttaagtttgtatatttactagataaaaacatcattaccaatacacctaaccagatttcaaccaataaaaaatagcTTAGAATAaaatgtcaataaattttgcattgaaatcataaaacgacacttattttgaaataaaaattttgcTTTATAACGACatctaattcgaaacggagggagtatatagtTAAGTAACCGAACAAAGCTCACTAAACTACTTGGTAACGCAACCCCAAGAGTGTTGTGACGAAAGAGACAAAAGCCACGAGTTGTAGCAAAATGGTAGTGGCTTGAACGCTGGGACGAGATGAAATGGAAGAGAAAGAGTTGTTGCGCGAATGCGAGGGCAATTAAGTTGATGAGGTCCCTTCCCTATTGGTCGTTTTTTGTCAATGATGATGCCAAAAACGGCATAGGTTATGAAAGTGAAGAGATGCGGGAGTGTTCAAAGCTATGGAGATGGTTTGGTAGGGTGGTTCCGTCATTGGGATCAAATGGTTGGTGATTCTTTTGACCAAGGAAGAGTTCCACAGACATATAAAGCGAGGAGCCTACAATGATCAAGAGAAATTCATTCTTGTTTGGCATccgaaaagaaaaatatgtgaTTGATTGGACTgtataaacaattttaaatttaattttcttttttacaatttttaaaccatcaGTTATGTTTtacactatttttttaaaaaaatactgaaaatagTTGTAAGAACTTTGTTTACTTTGAATGTAAAAAATGTCTGTAGaaatttctttctattttttatttttaatataaggTATTACAGATATATAGCTAAGACAATATGTCTAACCTAAATTATGCATTAAATAATTTACTCTTATAGTCCAACTAATTATAACCAAACTACTAGATTTTGAGTCACGATTCGAAAGcactgattttttttggaatataaataaagtttaataTGAACAAgtattttgaaattgttatatatttatattataaagttgtattatattaaaaagaaaatatgtttaaaacaatataatttatgaattattttatttaagatttttgtATGTAcatttatgtaattatttttagatcTGGCATATTATTCGGACccgaaaaaccaaacaaaaaataacttgaaactttatatttaattCGGATCCAGGTCGAGGATAAAATATCTATTGGGTAATTTTAGACTTGCGGTCTCGGTTCGAGTATCGGTCTTATTAGAGACCCAATCGTGTACTTAAAATACCTAAAATCTTCTGTGTATATTAGGTATATTTAggtatttcaaatatgttttctGTATTACgtatgttttttaaatttttgggttagttttaggtatagtttcaaattttgaataaaatttcaaatttaaaaagtatattttgggTATTTGGGTAAATTTTTGAATGTGTTTTTTTGGCGGATTTTGACTAATTTAATATCATAGTTTATATGGTCTTTAatagtttctattttttcttaaataacaatttttactataaatattctttataaaatcaatttaaaatatttagaaaaagtGTATCACATAAAATGAGAAGCAATAATatgattcattaaaaatatttagaatattatatagttaaattaaataatgatatgatcaaaaaataattatgcatGGATCGAACCATCTATATGTGAGAGGGCGTGGAAAACTATATGTAAAATGATATTGATGATTAGTTAAATAATAaagacaatttttttatttgattgatTAGAAAACTAACTTGTTAGATATCGAAATTGTAGGAGtgaatattataaaaagttatatttaattaatattgatatatttttagtgtttaaagtaaatattaagttttaagtGAATAGGTctaacaattttgtttaaatatattttttcataatatttcTCTTTTAGTAGTACTAGATTTGAAAGACGCTTTCAAAGTGcgaaattaattttgaaacaaaccaaatttatataatatataaatttctatttttgattGTCTATCTATTTTTACATGTTACAAATGAAACGTTCAGCATAAGAACTATACTCATATAAATAtcgaaattatataatatttttatgcatTTGGTGAGGATCTTGAAATATTCGTTTTTTACATTTGGATcaatgtgcatatatatatatatgaattagtaGACAtaccatttttattatattaataaataaaatataattgagtagttacttaaaattaatattcGCATAGTCTGAATtcattaatttcaaaaataaaaaattagttattcagttccttaattttatttataatatataattaataatgattaaataaactataaatagaaataatatgaaaattagTTAAACATAATGGTCGAACATAGACTATAtgtaaatagataaaaaaattattatgttttaatagtattactagattctgatccaCCCATCAAatgacgggtatatttttgttttacttttttataaatttaattttcatatttatgtttttaatcataattGTGTTTTccttgtaatcatatttgtgcaaaatatctttttttttaaatgattaatacgAAGTTGAACTAAACCTTATAACAATATGTCATGTTTCTAATTTAATatagaactagattttgatccgcgatTTCAAAACGTATAATAATTTTTCAGTGAAACTTATTTATAAtcacattttcttttgatttaaaGTAGGCTTGGGCATAAAATCTGTAATCTGAAGTCCGAACCGAACCCATACCAAAAGCTCAATCCGTATCCTATCTGAAATGTAAGAAATACAAGAATGGATTTGTACAGTGGTAGAAAACATATCCTAACACTAAATGTTATTTTCCGAACACGAACTGGTAAcccaaaaaactaaaaagcgagaaaaatctaaaaacggATTCGAATGTCCAAATTAATAAcaattgtaaatatttgaaacataaatatgtaGTTCACATATTCAATtctatatttattatgaaatggtatctaaaattatttaaaatttaaataagtattttaaatatctaattctatataaataattatttatttcttatgttttgcttttaaattttgtatttaactTCAGATatatccgaaccaaaccaataTAATCTGAATTCAAACAATATACGGTTATTTTATAGGTTTTAGGAATTGATATAAATTAGAATCAAAACTGGTGTATCTGAATCCGACATGTACTTACAAATTTACCAGAATGAGACATACAAAGTGTTTTAAATTAgaaatgaaatttaatataCCTAACATGTATCTTAACGGGTATTTGAATGCCGAAAGCTAACTTAAAAtgtgttttatgttttgtttatttagtttttatttttgataaatatttcatATGTTTGTTAGAATAGCCCCTAAAATTATACTCATAAAATATCGATAATAACatatttcatcatataattaaatattaatagtagttaattattaattttcaaatatatataattttattttattttcaaatatcgatgaattttttttcttgcatttgTAAGTTGTATTAAAGtacagttatatatatatatgtattagtaggcatattttaattatttttatatcagtaaataaaatataattgattagtgactaaaatttagtgttaatataatttgaattccttatttttttaaaaaaaaacaatagattAGTTATTTAGTTCCTTAATTTTAggttagttatatatttaataataactaaattaggTATAagtagaaataataaaaaaaaagttaaatgtaATGGTCTATAAGT
The sequence above is drawn from the Raphanus sativus cultivar WK10039 chromosome 7, ASM80110v3, whole genome shotgun sequence genome and encodes:
- the LOC108814386 gene encoding probable aspartyl aminopeptidase — protein: MMAAIARVPLTHSLPTFLNHTLLLPRRLSFPTHLHRSPFRSFSAVSSSSSQSDSRLLGNDSIVGDLLDYLNESWTQFHATAEAKRQLLAAGFHLLSENEEWNLKPGGRYFFTRNMSCLVAFAVGDKYVPGNGFHAIAAHTDSPCLKLKPKSASSKSGYLMVNVQTYGGGLWHTWFDRDLSVAGRAIVRATDGNFVHRLVKVKRPLLRVPTLAIHLDRTVNSDGFKPNLETQLVPLLATKQDGASAESKDKNVPPSSSKDAHHPLLMQILSDDLECKPEDIVSLELNICDTQPSCLGGANNEFIFSGRLDNLASSFCALRALIDSCSSSESLSTEHGIRMIALFDNEEVGSDSCQGAGAPTMFQAMRRIVSSLGNAQVTECTFDRAIRKSFLVSADMAHGVHPNFADKHEENHRPQLHKGLVIKHNANQRYATSGITSFLFKEVAKLHDLPIQDFVVRNDMGCGSTIGPILASGVGIRTVDCGIAQLSMHSVREICGTEDIDIAYRHFKAFYSSFSSVDRKLTVDD